One window from the genome of Grus americana isolate bGruAme1 chromosome 2, bGruAme1.mat, whole genome shotgun sequence encodes:
- the TXNL4A gene encoding thioredoxin-like protein 4A isoform X3 produces MYELYDPCTVMFFFRNKHIMIDLGTGNNNKINWAMEDKQEMIDIIETVYRGARKGRGLVVSPKDYSTKYRY; encoded by the exons ATGTATGAGTTGTACGATCCCTGTACtgtcatgtttttcttcag GAACAAACACATCATGATTGATTTAGGTACAGGTAATAACAACAAGATCAACTGGGCAATGGAAGATAAGCAAGAGATGATTGATATTATAGAAACTGTTTATAGAGGAGCCCGCAAAGGTCGAGGTTTGGTGGTATCGCCAAAAGATTATTCCACTAAATACAGATACTGA